TTTCAAAGATGTAACTATCCCATTATGCCTCATTTTGCTAAAATCATGGCAGATATCGCCTCTATGATTACAGCTCCATCAGTGATTGTTTCAATGATCTCAGTCCCTGCATGACTGTCCTTAACATAAACCTTCCATTCTCCCTCCGGTATACTCATCCTGGCATTATGCCGATTCGCATTATAGATAACGCATAGCTCGCCTTCATTCAAATCCCGGATTACAAAAGCCACTATATTAGCCTCGGGAGTTTCAAGAAAGCTTAGCTTTTCCTGAAGCTCCTGAGTTGTCGTTAATCGTAACAGCCGGTGAGCTTTCCGAAATTCCATCATACCTTTATAATAATCTACAATCATCCTATTCTCGGTCACCAGATCCCATTTCAGACTGTTCACAGAATCCGGCGAACGATAGCTGTTTTCATCGAATTTCATTTCTTCCACATTTATAGGTTTACTTCTTAAAAATTCTTCTCCCGCTTGAAAAAAGGGAATCCCTTGACAGGTAAATACAATAGCTGCGGATAGAAGATTCATTTTAATTCGATCCTCTCTGCTTGCCTCTGGACACGACAAGGTCAGTTTATCCCACAAGGTAAGATTATCATGGGCGGAAGCATAATTAATAACCTGTGTTGGTTCGGCTGCCCAAGGAGCATTGGAGTAATTCACCTTCCAATAATCAATACCCGCATGCTGTGTTGCCGCAACTACTCCGAACTTAATTGTATCTTCCATTCCAGGTTTTCCATTGACAAAACCTCTCTCCTGGGCCGAGAATACACTACCCTTGATACCATCCCGAAGATTATCACTAAATACTGCAATACCTGTATCCATGTGACAGATGTTTACCTTCAATGCTCTCTCCCAATCCGGCAATGGTGATAAGCCTCCGGTCCATCCCTCACCATAAACAATAATAGTAGGATCGATTTTATTTAATTCATAACGTATTTGGTTCATGGTCTCAATATCATGAATTCCCATTAAATCAAAACGAAATCCGTCAATGCGGTATTCTTTCACCCAATGTATCAGTGAATCAATAATGAATTTTCTCATCATGTAGCGTTCCGATGCGGTCTCATTGCCACACCCCGAGGCATTGGAAAAATACCCTTCCTGCGTTAACCGATAATAATACCCTGGTACAATCCGGTTGAAATCCGATTCTACACTTTCATAGGTGTGATTATATACCATATCCATAATAACACGAATTCCGTTTCGATGGAGTGCTTGAACCATTTGCTTAAATTCTTTAATTCGTACCTCACCGTGATAAGGATCAGTGGAATAAGACCCTTCAGGCACATTAAAATGCTGCGGATCATAGCCCCAATTAAACTGTGGTTCATTCAGTCTGGTTTCATCCACGGTCTTATAGTCGAAGGCAGGCAGTAAATGAACATGTGTTATTCCTAACTGTCGTAAATAATCTAATCCAGTTGCCTCTCCATGAGGATTTATGGTCCCAGTTTCCGTAAATGCCATATATTTTCCCTTGTTTAACATACCGGAACTCTCATCGGATGAAAAGTCTCGTATATGAAGTTCATAGATAATTGCATCGGTAGAAGACACGAGCTCTGGCAGCGGTTCTGAACGAAAGCCCTCCGGATCCGTTGATGATAGGTCGATTATCATTCCTCTTCTACCATTTACCCCAACTGCCTTCGCATACGGATCCACTGCTTCCTTACTTTCTCCATCAACAGTCACTACATAGGTATAATAAATTCCATTATAATCGCCATAAAGCACTGTCACCCAGGTTCCTTTGATGTCCCTGGTCATTTCCAGGGTCTGAAAGCAGTCGTCCTGATCACC
The nucleotide sequence above comes from Variimorphobacter saccharofermentans. Encoded proteins:
- the pulA gene encoding type I pullulanase — its product is MDNYRMLQYYNYFSTREFIEANSYDGNDLGATWEKEQTRLRIWAPTASRVSVNLYKSGDQDDCFQTLEMTRDIKGTWVTVLYGDYNGIYYTYVVTVDGESKEAVDPYAKAVGVNGRRGMIIDLSSTDPEGFRSEPLPELVSSTDAIIYELHIRDFSSDESSGMLNKGKYMAFTETGTINPHGEATGLDYLRQLGITHVHLLPAFDYKTVDETRLNEPQFNWGYDPQHFNVPEGSYSTDPYHGEVRIKEFKQMVQALHRNGIRVIMDMVYNHTYESVESDFNRIVPGYYYRLTQEGYFSNASGCGNETASERYMMRKFIIDSLIHWVKEYRIDGFRFDLMGIHDIETMNQIRYELNKIDPTIIVYGEGWTGGLSPLPDWERALKVNICHMDTGIAVFSDNLRDGIKGSVFSAQERGFVNGKPGMEDTIKFGVVAATQHAGIDYWKVNYSNAPWAAEPTQVINYASAHDNLTLWDKLTLSCPEASREDRIKMNLLSAAIVFTCQGIPFFQAGEEFLRSKPINVEEMKFDENSYRSPDSVNSLKWDLVTENRMIVDYYKGMMEFRKAHRLLRLTTTQELQEKLSFLETPEANIVAFVIRDLNEGELCVIYNANRHNARMSIPEGEWKVYVKDSHAGTEIIETITDGAVIIEAISAMILAK